In Rhizobium sp. 9140, the genomic stretch AAACGGCGCCATGACATAATCGGCAAAGGTCCGGCTCTCGCCCTCGATATAGACCTGCGCCGTCATGCCGGGACCGAGAAGCGCCTGCTCGGCAGGTGCGGCCTGTTTCAAAAGGAGATCGACCTCGAAATAATGCTGCCCGGTCTTTTCATCCGCCGTCGTGTCCGCCGCAACCCGCGTCACGCGTGCGTCGATATCGTCGAAGATCCGCGCGTTCAGCGCAGCGATCTTCACGCGCGCGGTCTGGCCGGTGCGCACATGGGTAATGTCATGCGGCGCGATGCGTGCTTTGACCGCGAAATCGCTGCCGGACGGCACGACTTCCGCCAGCACTTCGCCGGGAGCGATCACGGCGCCGATCGTCGTATGCTTGGAATGAACGACCGTGCCGGTGACGGGCGCGCGCAGGTCCGACGAGCGAACCGCAGCCTCTGCCGCCTGCATCTGTCCGGAAATCTGTCGCATTTCCGCCAGCACCTCCGTCAGCTTCATCGAGGTCTCGCGCTGGTCGGTCAGTTTCGCCTGACGAATTCGCGAGTCGATCTCGCCGGCATCGTCGGAAAGCGCCTCATGCTCGGCCTTCAGGTTGGCGAGTTCGGACGTGCGGGCCAGCAACTGGTCTTCCGTATCCCAGAGAACCTTGCGGGCGATATGTCCCCTGTTGACGGCCGGTTGCAGCGCGTCTGCCTGACGCTTCAGAGAAGCAAGCTGGGCTTCCATGACACCCAGCCGCTCCTCGACGCCCTGACGGCGGCGGTTCAGCGCATCCTTGCGTGCAAGCATCGCGTCGATCTCCGCATCCGCGGCACCGCGGCCGCGCTCGAACTGGCGTTGCTGTTCGGCGAGAAGCGGATCGGCCTCGCCCGTCGCGCCGGTTTGAAGATCATCGATCGATGCCGGCATCGTGTCGAAGCCCTGGCGCATATCCATCAGGCCGAAATCTTCCGTCAATGTCCGACCTGCGTTCGCCGCGACGGCATTCTCCGCTTCCAGCCTGCGCCGCATGGCATCGAGGATGGCGAAACGGGCTTTGAAGCGGATAAGATCTGCCTGATCGTTGACCGGATCGAGCCGCAGCACGGACGCACCTGCCTGCACCACCTCGCCGTCACGGGCCGCTATATCAGTGACCACGCCGCCGGTGCGGTGCTGCAGCACCTTGTTGCGACCGTTGGAGACGAGCACGCCTTCGGCAACGACGGCAGAACCGATGGGGAAGAGCAGCGACCAGAGAACGAAGACAGCGGCGCCGGCAAGCAGGCCGCGGCTCGATAGAGAGAGAATGTCGCGCGTCTCGGTCTTCACGCCGTCTGCCCAGCTGCCCTGCATGTCGTCGGGCACCTTCGCGGCAGCGACGGCGACGGGTGTCTCGGGGCGGAACATCCCCGACCACAGCCCATCGTCGGACGGTGCCGGGATGGGGCTGCTGCTGCCATTGGCGGGGAGCACGTTCACAGGGCGGCTGTTTGTCATCCTGGGTCAAGCCACCTGTGTCTGGTCGTGCCGGGAAGCAGCCTGCACAGCAGGCTGCTCGGCGACGAGGGTCAGCGGCTGGAGCGTGCCGTCCGCAATCGTGAATGCGCGATCAACCACCCGAAGGATGGAGGTGCGGTGCGCCGCGATGACAACCGCTGCCTTGCGGTGGCGCGCCTCGGCGACCGCAACCAGAAGTGCGCGTTCGCCTTTCTGGTCGAGGCTGGCATTGGGCTCGTCGAGCACGAGAATTTTCGGATCGCCGTAGAGGGCTCGCGCCAGCGCGATCCGTTGCTTCTGTCCGGTGGACAAAAGGAAGGACCGGTTGCCGACCATCGTCCGGTAGCCCTCGGGCAGGCCGACGATCAGCTCATGCACGCTTGCGCCCTTGGCAGCCGCGATGATCTTGTCCTCGGTCGCATCCGGATCGAACCGGGCGATATTGGCGGCGATCGTGCCGGGGAAGAACTCGATATCCTGCGAGACATAGCCGATCGTGCGGCCCCACTGGGCAGACGGCCAGATATCCTGCGCGATATCATCGACCGAGACAGCGCCGCCCGTCGGAGCGACAGCGCCGACCATGATCTGGATCAGCGTCGATTTGCCCGCACCGGTCGCACCGGTGATCAGCACGACTTCGCCCGGCATGACCTGGAGATTGACATCCTTGAGCAGGTGACGGTCCGGCTTGTTCGGATCGGGCGCGAAGCTCACGCCGTGAAGGGCGAGGCGGCCCTCCGGCGCAGGCAGCGTCATGCGCGCCTGGATCGACTTGTCGGGGCCGATCATCTCCTCGATATCGCGGATGGAGGCTGCCCCGCGCGAGATCTGCTCCCAGCCGCCGATGACCTGATCGATCGGCGCAAACGCCTTGCCGGAGATCATCGAGGACATAAAGATCATGCCAGCCGACATTTCGTTGCTGAGCACGAGGAACGCGCCCCAGCCCATCATCAGCACCTGCAGCATCTGGCGGAAGGCCTTGCTGATCGCCTGATAGCGCGCGGAGGTGGCGCCGGCCGCCTCGCTTTCCTTGAGGCCGAGCGCCGTCTTGCGTCCCCAGATGGTCAGAAACGTCGAGAGCATGCCATGGGCGCGCAGGTCCTCGATGCGGTTGAAGGCGCTCTGGGCGAAGCTGATGGCGTCATTCTCCGCCTGCCGGCTGCGCTCCCGCTCTTTTTCAGTGGCGGCCATATTGAGCCAGGAAAGGGCTGCGAGAACGAGGATGCCGATGACGGTCAGGAGGCCGAGGCTCCAGTGGAGCACCGTCATGATCAGCACGTAGAGCGGAATGAACGGCACGTCGAACAGAGAGGCGAAGGTGCGTCCGCCGATAAAAGCACGGGCGGAGGAGAAATCCCGCAGCATCTTGCCGGCTTTCGGTCCGGCCTTCTGGTCTGCCGCGAGCCGCGCGAAAAGTTTCGGCGCCACTGTGACCGTATATTTCGCCGCAGCACGGACAGCGAGATGGCCGCGCACTGCATCGGCCAGCCCCCAGACCACCAGCGCGACGAGAACGATCAGGGTGAGGTAGACCAGCGTCCCGATCGACCGCGAGCCGAGCACGCGATCATAGACCTGCAGCATATGAATGGAGGGTGCGATGACCAGAAGGTTCGCGATGATGGAATAGACGAATATGCCGCGCATATGGGTCGCCGTTATCCCAGCCAATGTCCGTAACGGTGCCAACATGGTACGCAGCCCTCTTTCGGCGACCCTAAATCAGCTATGGTTAATTTTCATTGAAGTCATCAACGGCGCGGATGGCGAGGTCGTATCGAACGGACGGATCGTTGAACCGGAGCAGCTCTGCTCCCGTACCTCTCCGGCAACGGCCCGTCCATGCTATCTCAAGGGCCAAAGGTTTTCGGAGTGCGGTTCATGGTCGAGAAAGTCACCGTCTGGTTCGATAGCGGCTGCCCGCTTTGCCAGCGTGAAATCGCGCTGATGCGGCGTCTCGACAGGCGTGGTGCGATCCGGTTCATCGATGCCTGCGACCCCTCGTCCGCCTGCCCGATCGACAGGGGCGATATCCTCGCGCGCTTCCACGCCGAAGAGAGGGGGCGGCTTATCACGGGCGCTGCCGCCTTCGCCGCGATGTGGCGCGCCATTCCTTTGTTGCGCCCGCTCGGCATCCTTGCCGGATGGGCGCCGGCAACGCCGCTTTTCGACACCGCCTATCGTGGTTTCCTGCGGGTGCGTCCGCGTCTGCAGCGCCTGTTTCGATGAAGCGTCGTCAGACCGTTGCCCTTGCGCGCGGCCGCGTTAGATCGTGGGTCAGCCGCTGCAATTGTGCATATCGACGGCAGAAACGAGCGGAAGACGCATGAGTGATCCGAAACGGGTAGCGATCATCGGTGCGGGAATGGCAGGACTGACGCTCGCCCGCGCCCTTGCCGGCCATGCCACCGTCCGCATCTTCGAAAAGAGCAAGGGCATCGGTGGACGGATGGCGACGCGCCGGATCGAGGACATATCCTTTGACCACGGCGCCCAGTATTTTACGGTCCGCGACGCGCAATTCCGTAACATGCTGGACGCGGCTGCGGCCGATGGCGCCGTGGAGCACTGGAACCGGGATATCGTCTCCCTGCCGGCAGCACCGCAAAACGACGCGCGAGCAAACGACGCACGATATGTCGGCAAACCCGGGATGAATGCCCTGCCGAAATGGATGGCGAGAGGCTGCGATATCACCTTCAATGCCGAGATAAGCTTCATCTCCGGTACGCCCGGAAACTGGACCGTGACGACGGAAGCCGGTGAGGACGGCGCCTTCGACTGGGTCATCGCAACAGCGCCCGCGCCGCAGTCGGCAGCGCTGCTCCCGCCCGCCTTCGCTCATCATGCGGCCCTGCGCGCGATCCGCATGAATGCCTGCTTCACCTTGGTGGTCACGTTGAAGCCCGGTGCGGCAACCCCTTTCGCGGCCGCGCGCCTTGACGATCCGGTCATCAACTGGATCTCTCGCAACGACACGAAGCCCGGCCGCGATAATGTGCCGAACCTTGTCGCCAATGCCGGCCCGGAATGGTCCGACCGGCATGTCGAGACGCCGCTCGAAAGCCTGCGGGAGCAGATGATCGAGGCCGTGCACCGGTTCATCCCGCTGGACACCACCGAGGCGGAAAGCGCCGTCATCAAGCGCTGGCGCTATGCGAACGTCGCGCGATCTGCCGGCCAGCCGTTCCTGCTCGACCGGAAGCAACAGCTTGCCAGTTGCGGCGACTGGTGCATTGCCGGCCGCGTCGAAGCGGCTTTCCAGAGCGCAAGCCGGCTTGCAGACGCTCTTCTCCCCGCTGTCAGGGAAACAACGCAATGACGACACTGTCGAAAACCACCTCGACACTGCTGACCTATGCCGGCGCCTTGCCCTTCTGGCTGCTGCTGGCCGCGCCCGCCGCCTTCCTCGGCATCGATATGGGCGAGGCGTTCCTCGCCTACGGCGCCGTCATCTCGGCGTTCATGTCGGGCACACTCTGGGGCGTCGCGCAGATGGGCAAGGCAGGACTTGCGGCGATCGTCGCCAGCAATGTGTTCGCGCTGCTGTCCTTCGCGACGCTGCTGATCCGCCAACCCGCCCTCTCCGCCGGCCTGCAATTGATCGTTTTCGCTCTGCTGCTTCTTGCCGACCGGATCATCCTGGCAAACGATCTCGAACACAGGTGGTATGCCAGACTTCGGACGCGCGTGACGATCATCGTCGTGTTTGCCTATGTTGCGATGCTCTACCGACTGGCATAGACCGGCAAAGAATAATGCGAGGAGCGAAACGATATGCTGCTACTGAACAAACCGCGCGGATCAGGCCCTTATCCGGACCGGGACATCGCCTGCCAGGAGGCCGTCGAGCAGACGTTCCTCGACATCGCCAAGGGGCTGACGCCCGAGAACATCGTGGAGACCGCCTCCGGCCGCCTTCCGTCCCCGCTTCAGCGTCTGGCAAAGGAAGCGGAAAAGGTCGGCTGGGGACTGGAGGAGGCGGAGGTCGCCATCAGCGAACTCGCCCAGAACCTGCTGGACGACATGTCGGAGATGTAGGCGGCATAAAGTCTCGGCAGACAAGGCCGAGATGAAGCGGTCGTTGCAGGCAACCGTCAGGACCTGTGAAACCTCCGCTTGAGAAAGCTGGATGTCCGATATTTGACGCCAGCCGGGCGTTCGGGATCGGCCATGTCCGATTCCGCCATCAGATCTTCCGCCGCGGTGAGGTCACGCATCGCCACGGGCACCAGCCGGCGTCCCGTCTCTGCCGTCAGCACCTCGATGGCCTTCACCAGGGACCCATATTCCGCGATCGCGGCAGCCACCTCGTCCTCATGGTGCCCGAGATGTTCGCCGATGAGCGCGTTTCGGCAGGCGGCGATCTTCTGCGCCATCTGCGGTTGGTCGGGGCGGGCCTCGATCAACACGTCGCATTCCGTATCGTAGCCCATCGACCGATTGTTGAGATTGGCGGAACCGAGCTTCAGGATGCGGTCGTCGGCGATCATGATCTTGGCGTGAACATAGATCGGCGTGTTCGCATCGTTGACGGGATAGAGGATGCGGAACCTGTCGAAACGGTCGGCGTCGCGAACCAGCTTCATGAGGCGGATGCGGGCGGAGTCCATGGCTTTGGCTTCCAGCCACCCGTTTGCCCCTTCTGGATTGACGACGACGATCTCCGGTCCGTCCGGTTCTTCCAAACGTCTGGCTAAGGCCTCGGCGATACGGCGGGAGGCGAAATACTGGCTTTCGATGTAGAGCGTCTCGCGCGCGGCGGCGATGATGGCGAGCGTTGCGGTCTCGATTTCCACGACCTGCTGCCGCTCGTCATATTGCGGCAGCGTGCGGGAGATGCCCACGTCGATATCGCGGAAATCGACGGCGAGATCGTCCGGCCATGCGTCCGATCCGCTCTCGACCGGCTCCAGCGTATCACCCGTCGCTTCCTGCCAGCGGGCGCGCGCGAGTTCGGCAAGAGTTGCGGCGGCCTTGCCGGAGAAGCACGTCGTCGCGTCGTGCCAGGGCTCCTGCGCAAATCCCAGCGGCGAGCGGCGGCGCTTGTCCTTTTCCAGATGCTCCGACGTATCCCACCGCCCAACCGTCATGTCGATACCGCCACAGAAGGCGACCTCATCGTCGATGACAAGAAGCTTCATATGATGCGCCGACAAGGGCGGATGAGCACTGTCGAGCTTCAGGCTGACGCGGTCAGAAAACAGCCAGCCGAGCATATAGACCGGCGTCTCTCCCCGGACGAGGGAAGCGAACAGGCCCATATCCCATTTGAGAATGCGGATGTTCAGGGCATCGTTGCGCTCGGCCAGCCAGTTCAGAAAGCGTCCGAGCTTGTCGGGAGATCCATCCGTGCTCTTTCCCGGCACGAGATCGATACGCGTATCGAAATCCCAGCCGATCAGCAGGATCGACTTTTTTGCCTTCATCATCGCCTGCCGGGCATGACGAAAAAAGGCCTCGGCATCAACGATGACCGAAAGCCGGTCCGCCCGGGCAACCCGCCAACAGGTCTGCCGTTCCACCAGAAGTGTCTGCATCGCCTCTTACATTCCCTACACGGTCGGAGCAGCGGAGATAGGGCTCGATCGCCGCCCGGCCATCTCCATTTGCACAAGAACCTTCGCGCCGGCAGACGGAAAACGGAAGCGCTACGAAGAACTTACGAAATGGCCGTTGAAAACGGGCCGCCGGGGTGTAGCTTCCTGACGGGATGAGGTAGATGCAATGTGGAGGAATTCATCATGGTCAAACTGTTGCCCGCGCTCGTCGCGGCAGGCTGCGTGGCAGCTATCATGGTAAGCGTGCCCGCTTTCGCTCTTGAGCCGCCCGCCTCCCCGCCGGCCGACACGCCTCTGAAGGCATTCGTGACGTCGGTCGAAGCGAATAAGTCGATCACCTTCCGGCTCTTCGCTCCGGCCGCCAAATCGGTGGCCGTCGTGCTCGGCCAGCGAGAGCCGATGATGATGGCCCGTGGCGAGGACGGTGTCTGGACGGCGAAGAGCGACGTTCTCGCACCGAACCTCTATGAATATTACTTCAACATCGACGGCTTTCGCAGCATAGATCCCGGCTCCCATCAGCCGAAGCCACAACGACAGGTGAACACGAGCCTCGTTCTCGTTCCCGGCAGCATTCTCGACACACGCGACGTGCCGCATGGCGACCTGCGTCTGGTGACGCTGTCATCCAAGGCGCTGAAATCCCAGCGTCAGATGCATGTCTACACGCCGCCTGGCTATACGGATACCGTGGAGCCTCTGCCCGTCGTCTATCTCTATCACGGGTTCGGCGACACGGTGGACTCCTGGGTCACCCAGGGGCGCGCACCCCAAATTCTCGACAATCTGCTGGCCGAAAACAGGATCAAGCCGATGATCGTCGTCATCCCGGATACGGAGGCCGACATTCCCGAGGCCATCGCCGAGAACTTTCCGGCGGCCCAGCGCCGCAAGGACTTTTATCCGATCAATGCCGACGCTATCGACCGGGAGCTGATCGAGGATCTCATTCCCTACATGGAAAAAACCTACCGCGTGCGCACGGATGCCGACGCCCGCGCCATTGTCGGGCTGTCGCAGGGCGGGTATCAGGCGCTGGTTTCCGGTCTCTCGCACCTCGGCACCTTCGGCTGGATTGCGACCTTCAGCGGCGTCTCCACCACGACGGTGCCCAACACGGCGGTCGATGCGGCGCTGAACGCGCCGGACACGATGAACAAGGCGCTGCGGAACTTCACCGTGACGGTCGGGTCGAAAGATACGGTCACGGGCAAGGATATCGCCGGGCTGAAAAAGACGCTGGACGAGAAGAAGATCGTCCACGAGTACCACGAATACAAGGACCTCCAGCACGAGATGGACGTCTGGCGACCTTCGCTGGTCACTTTCCTGGAGAAGGCTTTCCAGTAGACGCTCGGCAAGTAGACGTTCGGGCCGCCATATCGAGGCCGTGCAAGAACCCGGCTGTGGCGAGACGAGCCTTCGACGTGCTCCTCTCGCCAATCTGCCGGGCATTGGTTAGATATCGGGACGCTTACTGACCGCTCTTACCGGCCAGGCGTGGCACTCCGGCCTCAGGCGCGGCATTATAGACATCCGGCACATACATGTCCGCCGGGACAGGCTTGCGGTAGTAGTCCGCGTTGCGTGCGCGGTCCGGCAGCTGGACGGAGGGCTTGGGAACGTCCTCGTAAGGGATCTGCTGCAGGAGATGCGAGATGCAGTTCAGGCGCGCCTTGCGCTTGTCCACGGCATCGACCACCCACCAGGGCGTTTCCGGGCGGTGCGTGCGCTCTAGCATGTCCTCCTTGGCCTTGGTGTAGGATTCCCAGTGAATGCGGCTTTCCAGATCCATCGGGGACAGCTTCCACTGCTTCAACGGATCCCGGATGCGCATATTGAAGCGGAAGGCCTGCTCTTCATCTGTGATCGAAAACCAGTATTTGATCAGGATGATACCGGAGCGCACGAGCATGTTTTCGAACTGCGGCACGGACTGGAAAAACTCTTCCAGTTCGTCGGGGGTGCAGAACCCCATCACCCGCTCGACACCGGCGCGATTGTACCAGCTGCGGTCGAACAGCACGATTTCGCCGGCCGTGGGCAGGTGCTGGACGTAACGCTGGAAATACCACTGGTGGCGTTCGCGCTCGGACGGCGCGGGCAGCGCGACCACACGGCAGACGCGGGGATTGAGCCGCTGGGTCACGCGCTTGATGGCACCGCCCTTGCCGGCGGAGTCGCGGCCCTCGAACAGCACGACGACCTTAAGCTTCTTGTGCTGGACCCAATCCTGCAGGCGCACGAGTTCGTGCTGGAGACGGAAAAGTTCCTGGAAATAGACCTTGCGGTCGAGAAGCGGTTCGGCTGTCGGGTTCGTGCCCTCCTCGAGGAGGTCGTCCAGACGATCCTCTTCCATCTGCATTTCCAGTTCCTCGTCGAAACTGTCGACAATTTCCGCCTTGATGCGCGCGAGCTGGGCTGGGTCGTTGATATTCATGAAGGCTCCGTGACGGAAGGAAGGCATTGATCAACGCTGGAGCTTAATACATGCCCTGTGTCAGCAGGATGACGATCGCGGAATGTTGCGACGGTAAGATGTTCAGCTATCGCTCATTTTGCGGGCCATTCCGCAAACGCATTGACACGCAATGCGTCTTCCGGCCCTGTTCGGGCGTGCAGCCGTGAGCGCTGCACGACGATTCCGAGAGAAGCACCACGTCGATGGCCGGGTAAGCCCTGACATCGGCCTTGAAAGGACCTTGCGTTGGCGACAGGCTTGATAGCGCTACTGGATGACATCGCGGCCATTGCGAAGCTCGCGGCCGCATCCCTCGACGATGTCGGCGCGCAAACGGCAAAGGCCAGCATCAAGGCTGCAGGCGTCGTCATCGACGATACGGCGGTCACGCCGACCTATGTCGTCGGGCTATCGCCAAGCCGCGAACTGCCGATCATCTGGCGGATCGCCAAGGGGTCGCTCCGCAACAAGCTCGTCTTCCTGCTGCCGGCCTGCCTGCTCATGGGTGCGTTCGTGCCGTGGCTGATCACGCCGCTGCTGATGATCGGCGGCACCTATCTTTGCTTCGAGGGCGCCGAGAAGATCTACTCCGCTTTATCGGGCCATGGCCACGCCGACACCGCCGGCGCTGCGACCCTCGATCCGGCTACACTCGAAGAACAGAAGGTCGCGGGCGCCATCCGCACGGACTTCATCCTCTCGGCCGAGATCATGGCGCTGACGCTTGCAGGCGTGTCCACCTCGAACTTCGCGACACAGGTCGCAGTCCTCGCCGCCGTCGGCATTCTCATCACGGTTGCTGTCTACGGCGTGGTCGCGTTCATCGTCAAAGCCGACGATATCGGCCTCCATCTGGTAGCGACGGGCGGGGACATCAGCAAGACAATCGGGCACGGTCTCGTCAAGGGCGTTCCGGTCTTCCTGCAGATCCTTGCGATCGTGGGAACCGCCGCCATGCTCTGGGTCGGCGGCAGCATCGTCATTCACGGCCTTGCCGAATTCGGGTTGCACCAGCCGGAACATATCGTGGAAGGTGCCGCGGGCTTCGCGGTCATGCTCATACCCGTCCTGCCACACGTCGTTCACTGGCTGGTGGCGACCCTGGTGCAGGCGATCTTCGGCGCCATCCTCGGCGGCATCGTCATCCTGCTCCTCCAGGCCTTCAAGCCGCTCTTCGCCGGAAGCAAGGCTTAGGCGGCAAAAGCAAGCGTCTGCGGCCTGTTTTCTGAAATGTGATGCGTGCCTCATACACAGAATGATCATCACCATGCAAAGCGGTCTTGCGGGATTGCGCATCTGATCGCATAAGCCGTGCATGTCTGATTCACGTATTTTCGTTGGCCTCAAGTCTGCCAAGAAGAAGTCCAAAGCCGCCGAGGCCCCCACGGGGCCGCAGTGTCAATGGCATGGGTGCGAAAAGGTCGGCACGCATCGCGCGCCGGTCGGTCTTGGAGGCGAAGGCCTGTTCCTGATGTTCTGTCTCGACCACATCAAGGAATACAACAAGGGCTACAACTTCTCACCGGATCTGTCCGACCCGATCGTTGCGCGCTACCAGCGCGAAGCGATCAGCGGTGCGCGGCCGAGCTTCGGCAAGCCGATCGTGGAAGCCACCGAATTGCCGATGCCGTTCACTGTGCGCTCGGGCTCGGCAAAGTCGCTGAACGCCCGGAAAAGTGCGGCCGAACGCCTGATGCAAAAGCGGGAGGCACAGGCGCGAAAACTGAAGGTGCTCGAGGCGAAGGCCTTCGAAACCCTGGGGCTCCCGCACGACGCCACGCCGGACCAGATCAACCGGCGCTACAAGGAACGCATCAAGCTGCACCACCCGGATAGTAACGCTGGAAACCGGGCGTCCGAGGCGGAGCTTCAGGCGACGATTGAGGCGCACAAGATCCTCAAGCTCAACGGCTTCTGTGGATAGGCCGTTAGCCCTCTCCAATCCTGCAAGTCTCACGGATCGGTGAATGACGCCTGTTGCGGGGTCGTGCCGGCCGCACGGTAGACCGTCACCACGGCGAAGAGCGCCTGCGTCATGCGCTCGCGAACACCTTCGTCACCGAACGCGCGACGCCGGCACCGCCTACATCTACACACGGCATGGCCCGAACCTCAGGCGTCTTCCGGATACGCAGGCCCTCCGGCTGTCCTTCGAGGATAACAGGGCTACCGGCGTGGAGGTCGTCCATCGCGGGCGGACGCGCATCCTCACGGCACGACGGGAGGTGGTGCTGGCCGGCGGCGCCTTCGGCACGCCGCAACTTCTGATGCTTCCGGGCATCGGCCCGGCGGAGCAACTGCGTCAGCACGGCATCGCCGTCGTGGCGGATCGGAACAAGGTGGGCGCCAATCTCAGGATCATCTCGACCATATCAGCAGCCGGCTCGTGCGCGGCGGTGGCGTCATCGGAACGACCCCCGTCGGCTCGATCCCGCTTCTTCGCGGGGTCCTGCCCTTCCTGCCGGGCAAGCGCGGAAACCTCTCCAGCGATTTCGCCGAAGCCGGCGGCTTCGTGCGGTCCTCGCCGTCCGTCGATCGGCCCGATCTCCAGTTTCACTTCACCATCGGCCTTGTCGAAAACCACGCCCGCCGCATCATTCTGAAGACCGGCATATCCCTCCATGTCTGCGTTCTGCGTCCCGCGAGCCGCGGCTCGGTGCGACTGCGGACCCGGCAAGCGCGCTCCTCATCGACCCCCGCTATCTCTCGGATGCCGGCCACATGCAGACGCTCGTGAAAGGCGTGTGCAGCGCCGAGCATATTCTGCGGCAACCGGCTCTGGCGCAGCACAAGGGCCGCCCCTATCGTACCCTCGACCCGCAGGACGATGCAGCCATAGCAGCAAGCATCCGCGCGCATGCCGATACGATCTACCATCCCGTCGGCACCTGTCGCATGGGCAGCGATGCGGCATCCGTGGTCGATCCGGAGTTGCGCGTCCGCGGGGTCACCGGTCTGCGCATCGCCGACGCCTCGATCATGCCGACGATCGTCAGCGGCAATACCCAGGCCCCGAGCGCGATGATCGGCGAGCGCGCCGCAGATCTGATCCTTCGATCGGCGAACGGGTGGAACGCGCGATGACCGACCTCCACGCCCTGCTCTCGGCACAACGCCAGGCCTTCACGGCCACCCTGCCCGAGCCATATGCCTTGCGCATCGACCGGCTGAAGCGCGCCGCATCGCTGATCCGCGATAATGCCAAAGCCTTCTGTGCGGCGCTTTCGGAGGATTTCGGACATCGGAGCATCGAGCAATCGATGCTGACCGATATCGCTGTTTCCATCGGCGCGCTCGATCACGCCGCCAGACATCTGCGCGCCTGGTCGAAGCCGGAGCGCAGGCCGCTTCCGTTTCCGCTCACGCTGCTCGGCGCGCGGGCGCATGTCGAATACCAGCCGAAGGGTGTCGTCGGTATCATCGCGCCGTGGAACTTCCCGATCAACCTCATCATGACGCCCATGGCCGGCGTACTTGCGGCCGGCAACCGCGTCATGGTCAAGACCAGCGAGTATACGCCGGCAACGAATGCCGTCTTCGAAGCGGTCGTGGGCCAGTATTTCGCACAAGACGAACTCTGCTTCGTCAGCGGCGGCCCGGAGTTCGGTCAGGCCTTTGCCGGCCTCGCCTTCGACCACCTGATCTTCACCGGCGCGACAGGCATCGCCCGTCACATCCTGCACGCCGCCGCTGATAATCTCGTACCCGTCACGCTGGAGTTGGGAGGCAAGTCGCCCGTGATCGTCGGCCGCAGCGCCGACATCGGGCGCGCAACCGGACGCGTGGCGTT encodes the following:
- a CDS encoding DUF808 domain-containing protein, whose product is MATGLIALLDDIAAIAKLAAASLDDVGAQTAKASIKAAGVVIDDTAVTPTYVVGLSPSRELPIIWRIAKGSLRNKLVFLLPACLLMGAFVPWLITPLLMIGGTYLCFEGAEKIYSALSGHGHADTAGAATLDPATLEEQKVAGAIRTDFILSAEIMALTLAGVSTSNFATQVAVLAAVGILITVAVYGVVAFIVKADDIGLHLVATGGDISKTIGHGLVKGVPVFLQILAIVGTAAMLWVGGSIVIHGLAEFGLHQPEHIVEGAAGFAVMLIPVLPHVVHWLVATLVQAIFGAILGGIVILLLQAFKPLFAGSKA
- a CDS encoding GMC oxidoreductase, which translates into the protein MRSASREPRLGATADPASALLIDPRYLSDAGHMQTLVKGVCSAEHILRQPALAQHKGRPYRTLDPQDDAAIAASIRAHADTIYHPVGTCRMGSDAASVVDPELRVRGVTGLRIADASIMPTIVSGNTQAPSAMIGERAADLILRSANGWNAR
- a CDS encoding aldehyde dehydrogenase family protein codes for the protein MTDLHALLSAQRQAFTATLPEPYALRIDRLKRAASLIRDNAKAFCAALSEDFGHRSIEQSMLTDIAVSIGALDHAARHLRAWSKPERRPLPFPLTLLGARAHVEYQPKGVVGIIAPWNFPINLIMTPMAGVLAAGNRVMVKTSEYTPATNAVFEAVVGQYFAQDELCFVSGGPEFGQAFAGLAFDHLIFTGATGIARHILHAAADNLVPVTLELGGKSPVIVGRSADIGRATGRVALGKMLNAGQVCLAPDYMLVRDADKEAVVAGWKAAVIRMYPTVLDNPDYTSIISDRHVARLKGLVDDARAKGARVEVVNPVNENFSAANGRKMPPYGLFSRLSVRQKIGRTRGRKGQAPGEDP
- the ppk2 gene encoding polyphosphate kinase 2, which codes for MNINDPAQLARIKAEIVDSFDEELEMQMEEDRLDDLLEEGTNPTAEPLLDRKVYFQELFRLQHELVRLQDWVQHKKLKVVVLFEGRDSAGKGGAIKRVTQRLNPRVCRVVALPAPSERERHQWYFQRYVQHLPTAGEIVLFDRSWYNRAGVERVMGFCTPDELEEFFQSVPQFENMLVRSGIILIKYWFSITDEEQAFRFNMRIRDPLKQWKLSPMDLESRIHWESYTKAKEDMLERTHRPETPWWVVDAVDKRKARLNCISHLLQQIPYEDVPKPSVQLPDRARNADYYRKPVPADMYVPDVYNAAPEAGVPRLAGKSGQ
- a CDS encoding esterase, whose product is MVKLLPALVAAGCVAAIMVSVPAFALEPPASPPADTPLKAFVTSVEANKSITFRLFAPAAKSVAVVLGQREPMMMARGEDGVWTAKSDVLAPNLYEYYFNIDGFRSIDPGSHQPKPQRQVNTSLVLVPGSILDTRDVPHGDLRLVTLSSKALKSQRQMHVYTPPGYTDTVEPLPVVYLYHGFGDTVDSWVTQGRAPQILDNLLAENRIKPMIVVIPDTEADIPEAIAENFPAAQRRKDFYPINADAIDRELIEDLIPYMEKTYRVRTDADARAIVGLSQGGYQALVSGLSHLGTFGWIATFSGVSTTTVPNTAVDAALNAPDTMNKALRNFTVTVGSKDTVTGKDIAGLKKTLDEKKIVHEYHEYKDLQHEMDVWRPSLVTFLEKAFQ
- a CDS encoding J domain-containing protein, translated to MSDSRIFVGLKSAKKKSKAAEAPTGPQCQWHGCEKVGTHRAPVGLGGEGLFLMFCLDHIKEYNKGYNFSPDLSDPIVARYQREAISGARPSFGKPIVEATELPMPFTVRSGSAKSLNARKSAAERLMQKREAQARKLKVLEAKAFETLGLPHDATPDQINRRYKERIKLHHPDSNAGNRASEAELQATIEAHKILKLNGFCG